The Candidatus Celerinatantimonas neptuna DNA segment TAGCCGCTAAACCGAGGTTCGCTTCTTGCAGCCGCACGCCACCGGTTTCAAGCAACAACACAATTTGAGTTTCAATACCATTGCGATTGTCTTCAGCGGCTAACTCAATTGCACTAGCCATTTTTGCACCAGAGACTTCTCCCATACTGCCGCCTTGAAAGTTACCTTCAATCGCCGCAACCACTGTTGTGCATCCATCAATAGTTCCTTTCGCAATCACCATCCCGTCATCAGCCTGCGGGACAATACCCTGAGGTTCGAGCCAGGGTGATCCAATCCGATCAAATGGTCCTAGAAGTTCATGATATGAACCTTCATCGAGTAGCAATTTCGCTCTCTGACGAGCATTTAGCTCGATAAAACTGGCATGCTTATTCATCAGCCGCCTCCTCAAATGCCTGTTCAATACGTAAACGAGCTAAACCTGGAGTCGCTGCAGAATCGTGCAGTAATAACGAACCACTCGGAAATTCAGTGGTATTCCTCATTCGTTCAAACAAATACTGCCAACGGGGTTCACTGTTTTCAGACGAACTAATGATTGTTACGACTAATGAATTGCCCTGGTCAGGTTGAAACAAGACCTCTAGATCTCCAGAAGCAACAACACCGACTTGTACGGGCCGAGACAACTGACGCGTTGCCGAAAATGTAAATTTAATATGTTCCATAGCACCCTCAGAATGGGTTGATAACCGGTTCAGATTTAAACCAGTCCAGTAACAAAGTTGCAGACAGTAGATCAGCCGAACCACCAGGTGAGACATATAGCTCCAACAAGGTACAATCCAGTTTGCTAAGTTGAATTCTTCCGGCAGAACAACCACAACCACCAGCATTCAAAACAGCACGGGCACCCGCTTGCATTGTCTTCAGAGCATCAATACCACCCCGTGATAAAACGCAGGTATCCGTTAGCACTTGCATCATCGCCAATAGTGCATCTAAACGGGCACTGTCTTCATCAGCACCACAAATGCGACTACTCCATAATTGATTCAGGCCATAATCAATCACGGTAGGAAACCCCAATTGAGCCTGCTCTCTGGCTCCGGGAATACGATAACGCTGACACACTTTCTTCCCTTTACTAAATCGCTGGGGTTGCATCGGATCATCAATCCGGGCAAGCCGAGCTGCTGTCTGAGTCAAAAGATTAGGATCCCGAACATGGCCTGCATGCATTGCAAAAGCACTAACCAATAACCCCAATGCCCAGATCGCACCTCGATGAGTATTCACGCCATGGGTCACATCAAGCATCACCTGTTCGCCAACACGTCCAATGCGCCCAATGTCAATGCGCAATGAAACATCCGGATAACGTTGCAAGCTACACAATGCCAGTTGAAAAAATGTTTCACGAAGGCTATTCGCAGAACGTTCCATCAAAGCAAGATCCAAATCATCGTGAGCGCCACAACCACGACCATCGACTAGCCCTGGTTTAGGTGTTAACCGCGCCTCATCAAGTAAAGCCTGAGTCGCTAATTGAGCAACTCTTTGTGCAAACGGCTCAGCATTTAAAGGGGTTGAATTCGGGAGTATCAACATTACCAGCTCCTGAATTTTGCAGGAGGCTGATATAATCCCCCAGACCAGTCCACTAATTCGGAAATACTTCCCGCAGCCAATAGCGAACGAGTAGCATCCGTTCTGCGGATCCCTAAATCTTCAGGGAAGACCACTTTACCTTCAGCACGCAGTGCCTGAACTTTCTTGCGATCAATACGCATTCCAATATCAGTGATCCCTGCGACAGCAGCAATCATGTCACGACGTTCCTGTTCAGATTTCGCCATGTACAGATAAGCGATCCCTTCTTCAGTCAACATATGAGTTACATCATCGCCATAAATCATCACTGGAGCTAAAGGCATTCCAGCTTGTTTAGCAACATCGACTGCATCTAGCGTCTCAACAAAGGTCGGTTTATTACCTGCCTGATGCGTTTCAACACACTGCACGACCAGCTTGCGTCCTCTCGCAACCGGGTCTTTAGTATCAATAAGATCCAACCAGGCGGGCGTTGCATGACGACGACCATGAGGATCATGACCCATATTAGGCGCACCACCGAAGCCAGAAATTCGTCCTCGGGTTACCGTTGATGAATTGCCGTTAATATCACTCTGAAGCGTTGAACCAATGAACATATCCACGGCATATTGACCCGCCAACTGACACATTGTCCGATTTGAACGCATCGAGCCATCCGGGCCAGTAAAGAACACATCAGGACGCTGTCGGATGTACTCTTCCATCCCCAGTTCACCACCGAAGCAGTGCACAGTTTCAACCCAGCCACTTTCAATCGCAGGAATTAATGTTGGATGTGGATTCAAAGTCCAGTGCTTACAAATTTTGCCTTTAAGGCCTAATTGCTCCCCATATGTTGGTAGCAACAACTCAATTGCAGCGGTATTAAAGCCAATACCATGGTTAAGCGACTGAATTTGATGTTTAGCATAAATCCCTTTGATTGCCATCATTCCCATCAGAATATGAATAGGTTTAATCAGACGGGGATCACGGGTAAATAATGGTTCGATGAAAAATGACTGGTCAGCAACGACCACCAGATCAATCCAGGAACCAGGGATATCAACTCGGGGTAAATCCTGCTCCTCATCGACTAATTCATTGACCTGAGCAATCACAATACCATTTTTAAATGCAGCAGCTTCAGCAATTGCAGGGGTATCTTCCGTACTTGGACCAGTATAAAGATTGCCATTACGATCCGCTTTATATCCGGCAATCAATGCAACATTTGGGATCAGATCAACATACATCCGGGCATATAATTCGATATAGGTATGAATTGCACCGATATCGAGTAAACCATCTTCAACCAACTGCGATATACGTAGACTTTGTGGGCCTGAAAAAGCGAAATCTAGTTTTTTAGCAATTCCTTTTTCAAACAAGTCTAAATGCTCAGAACGACCGACACTGGGCATGACCATATGCAGATCATGTAATTTATCCGGATCAACCTGAGCCAGAGAACGGGATAAGAAATCAGCCTGTTTTTGGTTATTCCCTTCTAATACAACCCGATCATGAGGTGAGATCAATCGTTCTAAAGCAGAAATAATATTGGATGAATCAATGACCTTCCCATTAACCATTGACTGAACAGCCGCCAGACGGCGCTGTTTTTCACGACGACGGGTATCCCATTGACGACCCGACGTATTGATTTGCGGCATATATTGCCTCCTCTTCGCTAATCCGACAGGCTCGACTGGTCTGCCCGAGATGGCTCTAGCGTAAGATTTTAGGCTAAGTTTCATCAATAAATGAGTGAGTAACTTTATTACTCTAAGAGTAACGAACAGAACCGACAGAAAATTGGACAATCAACCACACAGCTCAAAAAAACCAGCAAAAATTCATAGTTAACCTGGCAATAAACCACATAAATCTGATTAACAGGGACAAAACAGAAAATCGTGATTTTATGATCTAAGTCAGATAATTAACCTCAAGTCGGGATAAGAAGTCACAATGAATCATGATGAGGCAATATTGTTTTCTGATGTAAGATTAAAGGTGTTAAGGTCTGATAGTAAAAAAGCCCATACCACCAAAGGTGATATGGGCCAGGCTCAAAACAGTGAGTTCAAAAAAAATAGTAAGCCAAAAAAAAACAGAACCCCACCAGTAGTGAAGTTCTCTAACATATAAATTAAGTTCTAGCAGAAAACAGCGTCTGGGCTGACAGTTGTTCGCTCAGCCATCAGTTTATAATTATCCTGATAGTCAACCGGAATAGCGACAACGACAGGACCCTGAGTATCCATCGCCTGTTTTAACACCGGCATAAGCTGATCTGGCTGAGTTACAGCTAACCCTGTTGCACCGAAGGCCTGTGCATATGCTTTAAAATCAATCGGACCAAAATTAACACATGCATTACGCTGATATTTCGCAAACTCCTGAATAGCAACCATATTATAGGTATTATCAACCCAGATAATATGAACAATATTGCACTTCAGACGAACCGCTGTTTCAAGCTCCATACTCGATTGCATAAAGCCACCATCACCTGAAACTGAAACCACTTTTTGGCCCGGATTCAAAAGACTTGCCCCAATCGCCCAAGGCAAAGCAACCCCCATAGTTTGCTGACCATTAGAAATCAACATCTGACGGGCTCTGAAACAACTTAAATAACGTGCAATCCAAATATGAAAGCTACCCATATCCAGACATAAGGTTGTATCTGGGGTAATCATTGCCTGCATGGCCCGGATTAATTCAAGTGGATGAATTCCCTGACCATGTCTTTTAGACACATAGGTTTGAATAAGCTGCCGTTGATGTGCCACTTCATCAAGAATTGACCCCATTGTCGACGACAAAGAACAACGATAATTAAGGCGCGAACTCAGAACATGAAGTGATTTTGCGATGCTACCGATCACTTCAACACTAGGCTGATAATATTGTTCAATTTCAGCAGGTAAAACATCCAGGTGAATGATAGGACAACCGCGTTTGTTCCATAATTCAGGCGAATATTCAATGGTTGAAAAACCAATGGTCAAGATTAAATCAGCTTCAGCTAATGACAAGTCACCTAACTGATTATTAAATAAACCGACTCTTCCTACAAAACGGTCATAATAGCTGATATCAACTGCACCGGCTGACTGATAAGTACCAACGACCGGAAGCTGAGTATTTCTCAAAAATTCATTGATGGCCTGTGCATTTTCCGGACGACTTGCTTGTAGCCCTAATAAAACAACACAACGCTGTGAATTTTGTATACGTTTGGCAGCTTCATCAATAGCATCCATATCTGCAACACCACCAAGTGGTGCATGAATAGGAGGCATAAACGAATTTTCAGATGTCTCAGCCATAACATCTTGAGGCAAACTGACAAAAGAAGCACCCGGACGACCTACTTCTGCATTTCTGAATGCATTTACAAGGATCTCATTCACAGAATCGACATGAGTGACCTCAGCACTATATTTAGTAACCGGTTTAAAAATACTCACCGTATCCATACTCTGATGAGTCGATTTTTCTTTATCTGCCCGTTTAACAGCTCCGCCAAGAGCAACCAGTGGGTCACCTTCAGAATTCGCAGTGGCTAAACCTGTCACTAAATTTCCACAACCCGGACCAGACGTTGCCATCGTTACGCCAGCCTTACCTGTCAACCGGCCGACCACACCAGCCATAAAAGCAGCATTGGCTTCATGACGAGCCGGAATAGTAACAATCTGAGTATCGTTTAATGCATCAAAAAGCTGATCAATTTTTGCACCTGGGATACCAAACACATATTTCACACCCTGCTGTTCGAGTTGTCTCGCGATAAGTTGGGCACCATTCATTTTGGGATTCAATTGCTTGATAACACATACTTTGTTAGCTGCTGACATGACTATTTCTCCGCTGTTTCGATATCTGCCTGCATATCTTTCGAAACT contains these protein-coding regions:
- the mdcC gene encoding Malonate decarboxylase acyl carrier protein, with translation MEHIKFTFSATRQLSRPVQVGVVASGDLEVLFQPDQGNSLVVTIISSSENSEPRWQYLFERMRNTTEFPSGSLLLHDSAATPGLARLRIEQAFEEAADE
- the citG_3 gene encoding 2-(5''-triphosphoribosyl)-3'-dephosphocoenzyme-A synthase produces the protein MLILPNSTPLNAEPFAQRVAQLATQALLDEARLTPKPGLVDGRGCGAHDDLDLALMERSANSLRETFFQLALCSLQRYPDVSLRIDIGRIGRVGEQVMLDVTHGVNTHRGAIWALGLLVSAFAMHAGHVRDPNLLTQTAARLARIDDPMQPQRFSKGKKVCQRYRIPGAREQAQLGFPTVIDYGLNQLWSSRICGADEDSARLDALLAMMQVLTDTCVLSRGGIDALKTMQAGARAVLNAGGCGCSAGRIQLSKLDCTLLELYVSPGGSADLLSATLLLDWFKSEPVINPF
- the madA gene encoding Acetyl-S-ACP:malonate ACP transferase, whose translation is MPQINTSGRQWDTRRREKQRRLAAVQSMVNGKVIDSSNIISALERLISPHDRVVLEGNNQKQADFLSRSLAQVDPDKLHDLHMVMPSVGRSEHLDLFEKGIAKKLDFAFSGPQSLRISQLVEDGLLDIGAIHTYIELYARMYVDLIPNVALIAGYKADRNGNLYTGPSTEDTPAIAEAAAFKNGIVIAQVNELVDEEQDLPRVDIPGSWIDLVVVADQSFFIEPLFTRDPRLIKPIHILMGMMAIKGIYAKHQIQSLNHGIGFNTAAIELLLPTYGEQLGLKGKICKHWTLNPHPTLIPAIESGWVETVHCFGGELGMEEYIRQRPDVFFTGPDGSMRSNRTMCQLAGQYAVDMFIGSTLQSDINGNSSTVTRGRISGFGGAPNMGHDPHGRRHATPAWLDLIDTKDPVARGRKLVVQCVETHQAGNKPTFVETLDAVDVAKQAGMPLAPVMIYGDDVTHMLTEEGIAYLYMAKSEQERRDMIAAVAGITDIGMRIDRKKVQALRAEGKVVFPEDLGIRRTDATRSLLAAGSISELVDWSGGLYQPPAKFRSW
- the budB gene encoding Acetolactate synthase, catabolic — encoded protein: MSAANKVCVIKQLNPKMNGAQLIARQLEQQGVKYVFGIPGAKIDQLFDALNDTQIVTIPARHEANAAFMAGVVGRLTGKAGVTMATSGPGCGNLVTGLATANSEGDPLVALGGAVKRADKEKSTHQSMDTVSIFKPVTKYSAEVTHVDSVNEILVNAFRNAEVGRPGASFVSLPQDVMAETSENSFMPPIHAPLGGVADMDAIDEAAKRIQNSQRCVVLLGLQASRPENAQAINEFLRNTQLPVVGTYQSAGAVDISYYDRFVGRVGLFNNQLGDLSLAEADLILTIGFSTIEYSPELWNKRGCPIIHLDVLPAEIEQYYQPSVEVIGSIAKSLHVLSSRLNYRCSLSSTMGSILDEVAHQRQLIQTYVSKRHGQGIHPLELIRAMQAMITPDTTLCLDMGSFHIWIARYLSCFRARQMLISNGQQTMGVALPWAIGASLLNPGQKVVSVSGDGGFMQSSMELETAVRLKCNIVHIIWVDNTYNMVAIQEFAKYQRNACVNFGPIDFKAYAQAFGATGLAVTQPDQLMPVLKQAMDTQGPVVVAIPVDYQDNYKLMAERTTVSPDAVFC